The following coding sequences are from one Paenibacillus stellifer window:
- a CDS encoding transposase, whose protein sequence is MYILQESLFSFEELQKIESKERLPIFFSALDLRPYARELRNPSPRGADGHCRQGILRALLAAPLENIDTFTGLARRLKFDLRFRYQCGLRLDIPAPSISTLSRVFAELTGKGLAKQLFEDLVTQCQEAGIIDGTHVAIDSAAIHAYEKKEPKRKSELTGNANWGAKFDTFGNKVKWFGYKLHLAVDAKSELPMALKVTSAHVNDGDEGPALMTTVAAKSKVKFFMLDAGYDQIKNYEAARNVKAQAIIPLNPRNEKEPPAGITRKGTPCCSMGFPMTYWGQEKVHLKFRCPHATGQVDCPLGMAACSSSNYGMVVKINSQTDLRRYALPHRESRGWKELYNKRTSVERCNSRMKTYLTADQLHVWGIQKVTTHQYLNAIVLLASALAIAKQRVQNAA, encoded by the coding sequence ATGTATATTCTCCAAGAAAGTCTATTTTCCTTTGAAGAGCTTCAAAAAATCGAATCGAAAGAGCGATTGCCCATCTTTTTCAGCGCTTTGGACCTGCGACCTTACGCAAGAGAATTGAGAAATCCCTCACCCCGAGGAGCAGACGGACACTGTCGTCAAGGCATTCTTCGCGCGCTACTCGCAGCTCCTTTAGAGAATATCGATACGTTCACCGGCCTAGCGCGCAGACTAAAGTTTGACCTCCGTTTCCGTTACCAATGTGGGCTTCGACTGGATATCCCCGCTCCTTCGATTTCTACATTAAGTCGAGTCTTTGCCGAGTTGACTGGCAAAGGCCTTGCCAAGCAGTTGTTTGAGGATCTTGTGACTCAGTGCCAAGAAGCTGGAATCATCGACGGAACTCATGTCGCTATCGACAGCGCCGCTATTCACGCTTACGAGAAAAAGGAACCCAAGCGAAAAAGTGAACTCACCGGCAATGCCAACTGGGGTGCCAAGTTTGACACCTTTGGCAACAAAGTCAAGTGGTTTGGCTATAAGTTGCATCTGGCCGTCGATGCCAAAAGTGAACTTCCCATGGCGCTCAAGGTGACCTCTGCCCATGTGAACGACGGAGACGAAGGGCCTGCACTCATGACGACTGTCGCTGCGAAATCTAAAGTGAAATTCTTCATGCTGGATGCGGGCTACGACCAAATAAAAAACTACGAGGCCGCCCGGAACGTCAAGGCGCAAGCCATTATTCCGCTGAATCCACGGAATGAAAAGGAACCGCCAGCGGGGATTACCCGCAAAGGCACGCCCTGTTGTTCGATGGGATTTCCCATGACGTATTGGGGACAGGAAAAGGTGCATTTAAAATTCCGTTGTCCACATGCGACAGGTCAAGTGGATTGTCCTTTGGGTATGGCCGCTTGTTCGTCCTCCAATTATGGAATGGTGGTTAAAATCAACAGTCAAACGGATCTCCGGCGTTATGCGCTACCGCATCGGGAAAGCCGAGGCTGGAAGGAACTTTACAATAAACGAACCAGTGTAGAACGCTGCAATTCTCGAATGAAGACCTATTTAACTGCAGACCAGCTTCACGTCTGGGGGATTCAAAAAGTGACAACTCACCAATATTTAAATGCGATTGTGTTACTTGCCTCTGCGCTTGCCATTGCGAAGCAACGAGTACAGAACGCCGCTTAA
- a CDS encoding sigma-70 family RNA polymerase sigma factor: protein MSAYDDYKKEIYRIGWKVQYKARKVRTREFPLFDNLPNDQNFTTYSETKIWIEELLNQLPSQGRIILDKIYLQDMTENEVANELHISQQAVSKWKKKMIQTLSQIVNF from the coding sequence TTGAGTGCATACGACGATTACAAAAAAGAGATTTACCGGATTGGGTGGAAAGTGCAGTACAAGGCGAGAAAGGTTCGAACAAGGGAATTCCCTCTTTTTGATAACCTTCCAAACGATCAAAATTTCACAACTTATTCAGAAACAAAAATTTGGATAGAGGAGCTTTTAAACCAGCTTCCATCCCAGGGAAGGATCATTCTTGACAAAATTTATCTACAAGACATGACCGAAAACGAAGTAGCTAATGAACTGCATATCAGTCAACAGGCGGTGAGCAAATGGAAAAAGAAAATGATTCAGACATTATCTCAGATCGTGAATTTTTAA
- a CDS encoding GNAT family N-acetyltransferase: MSLEELHSLGITEDSIREYINKGIGTGLLQLVENWLWESGSKALWLTTDVDTRLRAYSFYRKNGWEDDRLEDGLRYMVKSR; the protein is encoded by the coding sequence TTGTCTCTAGAGGAACTCCATTCACTTGGGATTACAGAGGATTCGATCCGTGAATACATTAACAAGGGAATCGGGACCGGGCTTTTACAATTGGTGGAGAATTGGCTGTGGGAATCAGGCTCCAAGGCCCTTTGGCTTACGACGGACGTGGATACCCGATTGCGGGCGTATTCTTTTTACCGGAAAAATGGATGGGAAGATGATCGGCTTGAGGATGGATTAAGGTATATGGTGAAGAGCAGATAG
- a CDS encoding RDD family protein, producing MEERNAGFWIRFAARFLDGLIFSLPLSIVIYLLTGEDVREGAGRTVVNILNILYAVLLPIFWNGQTIGKRICNIRIRKTSGAPLGIGTMLIRDGLIELLYSYTYGIAVLVSAIMVAARRDKRAIHDFAAGTEVVKDSYLDYDHAVHEGYGQEKNPLT from the coding sequence ATGGAAGAAAGAAATGCCGGATTCTGGATCCGCTTTGCCGCCAGGTTTCTGGACGGACTCATCTTCTCGCTGCCTCTCAGCATCGTAATCTATCTCTTGACAGGGGAGGACGTACGAGAAGGGGCCGGCCGCACAGTCGTGAACATCCTGAACATTCTGTACGCTGTCCTGCTGCCCATCTTCTGGAACGGCCAGACGATCGGCAAAAGAATCTGCAATATCCGGATTCGCAAGACCAGCGGCGCACCACTGGGTATCGGGACGATGCTGATCCGGGACGGGCTCATCGAGCTGCTGTACTCTTATACTTACGGCATCGCTGTGCTGGTCAGCGCAATCATGGTGGCGGCGCGCAGGGATAAGCGGGCGATCCATGATTTTGCCGCAGGGACCGAGGTTGTGAAGGATTCCTATCTGGACTATGATCATGCCGTGCACGAGGGATACGGACAGGAAAAGAACCCTTTA